One window of the Eucalyptus grandis isolate ANBG69807.140 chromosome 8, ASM1654582v1, whole genome shotgun sequence genome contains the following:
- the LOC120287569 gene encoding disease resistance protein RUN1-like, which produces MNQVLHLYGYCRQGAVINHIVDEVLTRLNKRLRNLPDHLVGIHDHLEEMTHLLQEGSPDVRFVVIHGMGGIGKTTLAEAVFNRISHQFSGHSFLSNVRESSQDDKIGELQWRLLSDILKHQPKRIYDPNDGINMIKKRFCHKKVLIVLDDVDNINQLMKLAGKCDWFGPGSRIIITTRDIGYLPINKERPGDSGFYIYKMKEMPFHHALELFSQYAFRRDSPPTDYANTATQIVRTTGGLPLALRVIGSSLYYQGEDVWNDMLKKLKKMPDEEVQDKLMISYEMLKDNEKQIFLDIACHMAGEKIDDAILMWKSCDHFFPNFAINVLINKSLIRVVYHEKLWMHDQLKDLGREIVRKENTNRPGSRSRLWCPRSAMQVIRQKKGTENIAALKLDGHSKSHNFTHDEFSNLESLRFLELDGGNFVGDFESLFSELRWLSWRHCPSEFQATNFCPSNLVVLKISESDITNDWDGWSQIMGTSNLKALSLVSCKSLIKMPDFSMCSTLERLVFKDCESLVQIDPSIGKQEHLQYLEISRSNRLGSLLKEASTEISPCVVPQFWLDSMDNLKNLKTLKMENLAFFELPESIGKMTSLLQLELGGTKMTGLPRSIGNLKKLRKMSLSMAPIKKATGLNRRVGFLDKAKFGVYRYHRITSLCWEPKRIGDFMSTWECDKKATRGHREARES; this is translated from the exons ATGAATCAAGTGCTCCATTTATATGGATATTGCAGGCAAGGTGCAGTTATCAATCATATTGTCGATGAGGTTCTGACCAGACTGAACAAAAGGCTGAGAAATTTGCCCGACCATCTAGTTGGAATTCATGATCATTTGGAGGAAATGACGCACTTACTGCAAGAAGGTTCCCCTGATGTGCGTTTCGTCGTAATTCACGGTATGGGTGGCATCGGTAAGACAACCCTTGCTGAGGCTGTTTTTAATCGGATCTCTCACCAATTCTCTGGTCATAGCTTTCTTTCAAATGTTCGTGAATCTTCCCAAGATGATAAAATCGGAGAATTGCAATGGAGACTATTATCAGATATTCTCAAGCACCAACCCAAAAGGATTTACGACCCCAATGACGGGATcaacatgataaaaaaaaggttttgtcACAAGAAAGTTCTCATCGTCTTGGATGACGTTGACAATATAAACCAGCTCATGAAACTAGCCGGAAAGTGCGACTGGTTTGGTCCTGGCAGCAGAATTATCATCACAACCAGGGATATTGGATATTTGCCAATCAATAAGGAAAGACCAGGAGACAGTGGGTTTTACATCTAtaaaatgaaggaaatgccttttCATCATGCTCTTGAGCTTTTTAGCCAGTACGCTTTCAGAAGAGATAGCCCTCCAACTGATTATGCCAACACAGCAACCCAGATAGTTAGAACCACAGGTGGACTTCCTCTGGCTCTAAGGGTCATCGGATCCTCTCTTTACTACCAAGGAGAGGATGTGTGGAATGACATGCTGAAAAAGTTAAAGAAAATGCCTGATGAAGAGGTCCAAGATAAATTGATGATAAGTTACGAAATGTTGAAGGACAAtgagaaacaaatttttcttgatatcgcATGTCACATGGCTGGTGAAAAAATCGACGATGCAATTCTCATGTGGAAATCTTGCGACCACTTTTTTCCAAATTTCGCAATTAATGTCCTTATCAACAAGTCCTTGATAAGGGTCGTGTATCATGAGAAAttatggatgcatgaccaactcAAAGACcttggaagagaaattgttcgTAAAGAGAACACCAACCGTCCCGGAAGCCGTAGCAGGTTGTGGTGTCCAAGGTCAGCTATGCAGGTCATACGCCAAAAAAAG GGAACAGAAAATATAGCAGCGCTCAAACTTGATGGACATTCTAAATCCCACAACTTTACTCATGACGAATTTTCTAATCTAGAAAGCCTAAGGTTCCTTGAATTAGACGGAGGGAACTTTGTTGGAGACTTCGAGAGTCTCTTCTCTGAACTAAGATGGCTTTCGTGGCGTCATTGTCCTTCAGAGTTTCAAGCAACCAACTTTTGTCCAAGCAACTTAGTTGTCCTCAAAATTTCAGAAAGCGATATAACGAATGATTGGGATGGTTGGAGCCAAATTATG GGGACAAGTAACTTAAAAGCTCTCAGTCTTGTGAGTTGCAAAAGCTTAATCAAGATGCCCGATTTCTCTATGTGCTCCACTCTAGAAAGACTGGTGTTCAAAGATTGTGAAAGCTTGGTTCAGATTGACCCATCCATTGGTAAACAGGAGCACCTGCAATACTTGGAAATAAGTAGGAGCAATCGTTTAGGGAGTTTACTGAAAGAAGCTTCAACGGAGATCAGTCCGTGTGTGGTACCTCAATTCTGGCTGGACTCAATGGACAatctaaaaaatttgaaaacccTGAAGATGGAAAATCTGGCATTCTTTGAACTTCCGGAATCCATTGGAAAAATGACATCACTGCTTCAGTTGGAATTGGGAGGCACAAAAATGACAGGATTACCTCGCTCTATTGGAAATCTAAAAAAGTTGAGGAAGATGAGTCTTTCTATGGCTCCAATAAAAAAAGCTACCGGACTCAATAGGAGGGTTGGTTTCCTTGATAAAGCTAAATTTGGCGTATACAGATATCACAGAATTACCTCCTTGTGTTGGGAACCTAAAAGGATTGGAGATTTTATGTCTACGTGGGAGTGCGATAAGAAAGCTACCAGAGGCCATAGGGAAGCTAGAGAATCTTAA